Proteins encoded in a region of the Stieleria neptunia genome:
- a CDS encoding DUF4129 domain-containing protein, translating to MGHKLFRSTSADGRPHPRQPNRAGIVVGLLAIVLAMVVPPSVDLFAADGEPNGRVLALAASGDAVKPPPTIEVDGSVNESLDSTPWYDPQSRQLVPIELEIRQDDSIHRESRWLPKPKKIAQPDRPSNTTTTGAATATGLFGTSVTWGNLFGWVLLAAMVLGIVGITVYAISRAELRMENRTSTASAADVKGLPDEQTLERIKHLPPELRRTDVNLRTECERLMGEGRFDQAIILMLGHQLLLLDRNGLLRLSRGKTNGRYVRETRNHHDTIATWLRATADAFEQSYFGRHEISAHVFEQLWRQNEMLESATQAYGAGK from the coding sequence ATGGGACACAAACTGTTCCGTTCAACGTCAGCAGATGGTCGGCCCCACCCGCGGCAACCGAATCGGGCGGGAATCGTGGTGGGACTGCTTGCGATCGTTCTGGCAATGGTGGTGCCGCCTTCGGTCGATTTGTTTGCCGCCGACGGCGAACCGAACGGCCGTGTTTTGGCACTCGCGGCGTCGGGCGATGCTGTGAAACCGCCGCCGACGATCGAGGTTGACGGGAGCGTCAACGAGTCGCTGGACTCCACGCCCTGGTACGACCCGCAATCCAGGCAACTGGTGCCGATCGAATTGGAAATCCGCCAAGACGACTCGATCCATCGCGAGAGCCGTTGGTTGCCCAAACCGAAAAAGATTGCTCAGCCCGATCGACCATCTAACACGACGACCACTGGAGCGGCCACGGCAACCGGTTTGTTCGGCACCTCCGTGACCTGGGGCAATCTCTTCGGCTGGGTGTTGCTGGCCGCGATGGTGCTGGGGATCGTTGGAATCACGGTCTATGCCATCTCGCGGGCGGAATTGCGAATGGAAAACCGCACGTCGACGGCGTCCGCAGCCGACGTGAAGGGATTGCCCGACGAACAGACCTTGGAACGGATCAAGCACTTGCCGCCCGAATTGCGGCGAACGGATGTGAACTTGCGGACCGAATGCGAACGTTTGATGGGCGAGGGACGCTTTGACCAGGCCATCATCTTGATGCTCGGCCATCAGCTGTTGTTGCTGGATCGCAACGGCCTGCTACGCCTCAGTCGCGGAAAGACGAACGGCCGTTATGTTCGCGAAACCCGGAACCACCACGACACCATCGCCACCTGGTTGCGCGCCACGGCCGACGCGTTCGAGCAATCTTATTTCGGCCGGCACGAGATTTCTGCCCACGTGTTCGAACAACTGTGGCGGCAGAATGAAATGCTGGAATCGGCTACCCAAGCCTACGGAGCGGGCAAATGA
- a CDS encoding AAA family ATPase, translated as MAFQGKSERFEPVERLYQAVSAEVAKLYVGQDELVLGTLTALFSGGHVLIESVPGLGKTLFVRTLGRALGCEFGRIQFTADLMPSDITGAPVFDMQKSEFRFRPGPVFTQLLLADEINRSPAKTHAALLEIMQEYRVTIDGTSHVVPQPFLVMATQNPLESEGTYNLPEAQLDRFMFKLKVDYPNEAQEAEILKLHSKQVNLNERLENEVRTITDPDTVRKLIQLCGTVNVEDALVDYINKIVRATRSWPAFHIGASPRAGLALMQCARTLAGFGGRDYAIPDDVVEVAIPALRHRVQLSAEAEIEGRDVDEELLAMIRGIEVPRD; from the coding sequence ATTGCGTTTCAAGGCAAAAGCGAACGGTTCGAACCGGTGGAACGGCTCTACCAAGCGGTCTCGGCCGAAGTCGCCAAATTGTACGTCGGCCAAGACGAACTGGTGCTCGGAACACTCACCGCGCTGTTTTCCGGCGGCCATGTGCTGATCGAATCGGTGCCCGGGCTGGGCAAGACACTGTTCGTCCGCACGCTCGGACGGGCACTCGGCTGCGAATTCGGCCGAATCCAATTCACCGCCGACCTGATGCCTTCGGATATCACCGGCGCCCCCGTGTTTGACATGCAAAAGAGCGAGTTTCGCTTTCGTCCCGGGCCGGTGTTCACGCAGCTGTTGTTGGCCGACGAAATCAACCGCTCGCCCGCCAAGACGCACGCGGCGCTGTTGGAAATCATGCAGGAATACCGCGTCACGATCGACGGAACCAGCCACGTCGTGCCCCAGCCGTTCCTGGTCATGGCGACGCAAAACCCGTTGGAAAGCGAAGGCACCTACAACCTGCCGGAAGCTCAACTGGATCGGTTCATGTTCAAGTTGAAGGTCGACTACCCGAACGAAGCCCAAGAAGCGGAAATCTTGAAACTGCACAGCAAGCAGGTGAATCTGAATGAACGGCTGGAGAACGAGGTGCGGACGATCACCGACCCCGACACCGTTCGCAAACTGATCCAGCTGTGCGGGACGGTCAACGTCGAAGACGCACTGGTCGACTACATCAACAAGATCGTTCGCGCGACGCGTTCGTGGCCGGCGTTTCACATCGGTGCCTCGCCACGCGCCGGGTTGGCGTTGATGCAATGCGCCCGGACGCTGGCGGGATTCGGCGGTCGCGATTACGCGATCCCCGATGACGTGGTCGAAGTCGCGATTCCGGCACTTCGCCATCGCGTTCAGCTGAGCGCCGAAGCCGAAATCGAAGGACGCGACGTCGACGAAGAATTGCTGGCCATGATCCGAGGCATCGAAGTCCCCCGAGATTGA
- a CDS encoding SGNH/GDSL hydrolase family protein — translation MVKKKSPSQSKQPPPEPPQPRRTISAGRKVILSVVVVASFFVVVEALLRVAGYRVPVGVERMEFTFPIDDYNTNSPQPFLARDETLFWRPRPGALGHNSMGFYGPDFSADKQDGVFRIVCLGDSCTHFGPITYPDMLRAYLDKVAPGKFEVINAGVIGYTSFQGKRLLETEAIQWDPDLVTVYFGWNDHWLARGFQDKDQQSGESTVADGLGNARLFQLIQSFVQRHPAAASGMRVEPEDYRANLSAISATCQANGIRCWYLTAPHAFDIGVPPYLVESGEAKNLEDLLEIHRSYNQIVRDVADARGDTLIDLEKEIDPMNKLELFIDDHIHLSQQGRLLVAKRMADELRASGVLQVDADQ, via the coding sequence GTGGTCAAAAAAAAATCGCCTTCCCAAAGCAAGCAGCCTCCGCCGGAACCTCCCCAGCCACGCCGCACCATCTCCGCTGGCCGGAAGGTCATCCTGAGCGTTGTGGTCGTCGCATCGTTCTTTGTGGTCGTCGAAGCGCTGCTGCGTGTGGCGGGGTATCGCGTTCCCGTGGGCGTCGAGCGAATGGAATTTACGTTTCCAATCGACGACTACAACACGAATTCCCCCCAACCGTTCTTGGCTCGCGACGAGACGCTGTTTTGGCGTCCGCGTCCGGGTGCGCTCGGCCACAACAGCATGGGTTTTTACGGCCCCGATTTCTCTGCCGACAAACAGGACGGGGTGTTTCGAATCGTCTGTCTCGGCGATTCCTGCACGCATTTCGGACCGATCACGTATCCCGACATGTTGCGGGCTTACTTGGACAAGGTCGCGCCCGGTAAGTTTGAGGTCATCAACGCCGGCGTCATCGGCTACACCTCCTTTCAAGGCAAACGGTTGTTGGAAACCGAGGCGATCCAGTGGGACCCCGATTTGGTGACCGTGTACTTCGGCTGGAATGACCATTGGCTGGCGCGAGGGTTTCAGGACAAGGATCAACAGTCGGGCGAATCGACGGTGGCCGACGGTCTAGGAAACGCTCGCCTTTTCCAGCTGATTCAAAGTTTTGTACAGCGTCACCCGGCCGCCGCTTCGGGGATGCGGGTGGAGCCGGAGGATTATCGTGCCAACCTCAGTGCAATCAGCGCGACCTGCCAGGCCAATGGGATTCGTTGTTGGTATCTGACCGCGCCGCACGCCTTCGACATCGGGGTTCCGCCGTATCTGGTCGAATCCGGGGAAGCCAAGAATCTGGAGGACTTGCTTGAGATTCATCGCAGCTACAACCAGATCGTCCGAGACGTCGCCGACGCGCGCGGTGACACGCTGATCGATTTGGAAAAGGAGATCGACCCGATGAATAAGCTGGAGTTGTTCATCGATGATCACATTCATCTGTCGCAACAGGGCCGGCTGTTGGTCGCCAAGCGGATGGCGGACGAACTGCGTGCGTCAGGAGTCTTGCAAGTCGATGCGGACCAGTAG
- a CDS encoding DUF4350 domain-containing protein, whose translation MKRILLPTLMLLVLAGCDSGLRTSYGPSVGILAKRSVNGFTTFRNAFSNAGFATRDLNRLTDRSKRSSVIVWTPGHPTGIEANTTRWLDRWLRMKDKTLIYVVPDSGSETEFYRDARPLAPPQQRLEYRRKYAENLIKEHQWQLLRTALPSNGWLSIQPKVQRTRLVLADTEAARDEAWSGLAESPDPRRVEWVLEAYDRKNKSQQGTVVFQPVGPGSPVWPMGQNVTPTSTTTEFQSIVVSEDGDTLVARITSKAWGDSQVVVVAGGSLLTNYGLTRPENQAIAERLISASFAPLIQSRRVDRRERLFADGAPPQVSFATASYSLPISDRSNEVPRASGAEFFTEFPLSFVTFHIAILGFVICLMLMPIFGRPKRVDRGVLTHFGDHLTAVATLMRRRGGETFARRRISDYMKHVRDETAGPWVIEEPVHAPDPALHLHVPEPIGLGPVGLGPKRMGPNTTAPQPNASPQPIADEPADEPAGAPPGETAKAVDTSPIHPESTDRRQDDSTPPDRG comes from the coding sequence ATGAAACGCATCCTGCTCCCGACCCTCATGCTGTTGGTCCTGGCCGGTTGTGACAGCGGACTGCGCACCAGTTACGGACCCAGCGTTGGAATCCTCGCCAAACGCAGCGTCAACGGATTCACCACCTTTCGCAACGCATTCAGCAACGCCGGTTTTGCCACGCGTGATTTAAATCGTTTGACGGATCGATCCAAACGCAGCTCGGTGATCGTCTGGACGCCCGGACATCCGACGGGAATCGAAGCCAACACGACGCGGTGGCTGGACCGATGGTTGCGGATGAAAGACAAGACGTTGATTTATGTGGTCCCCGACAGCGGCAGTGAAACGGAGTTTTATCGCGACGCCCGACCGCTCGCGCCACCGCAGCAACGGCTGGAATATCGCAGAAAATATGCCGAGAACCTGATCAAAGAACACCAGTGGCAACTGTTGCGAACGGCCTTGCCGTCCAACGGTTGGCTATCGATCCAGCCCAAAGTGCAGCGAACCCGATTGGTGTTGGCGGATACCGAAGCGGCGCGCGATGAAGCGTGGAGTGGTCTGGCCGAATCCCCAGATCCGCGTCGCGTGGAATGGGTTTTGGAAGCGTATGATCGCAAGAACAAGTCACAGCAGGGGACCGTTGTGTTTCAACCGGTCGGGCCGGGTTCGCCGGTCTGGCCGATGGGACAAAATGTGACACCGACGTCAACGACAACCGAATTCCAGTCGATCGTGGTGTCCGAAGACGGTGATACCCTCGTGGCCCGCATCACCAGCAAAGCCTGGGGCGACTCGCAAGTCGTGGTGGTGGCCGGCGGATCCTTGTTGACCAACTATGGATTGACACGACCAGAAAACCAGGCGATCGCCGAGCGGCTGATCAGTGCGTCGTTTGCGCCGTTGATTCAGTCCCGGCGCGTGGACCGGCGAGAACGACTTTTCGCCGACGGGGCTCCGCCGCAAGTGAGCTTCGCCACGGCATCGTATTCGTTGCCGATCAGCGACCGCAGCAATGAAGTTCCCCGAGCTTCCGGTGCGGAATTTTTCACCGAGTTCCCGCTCAGCTTCGTCACCTTTCACATCGCGATCTTGGGCTTCGTGATTTGCTTGATGTTGATGCCGATCTTCGGTCGCCCCAAACGAGTCGATCGCGGCGTCTTGACGCACTTCGGAGACCACCTGACCGCGGTGGCGACCTTGATGCGGCGGCGCGGCGGTGAGACCTTCGCCAGGCGACGGATCAGTGACTACATGAAACACGTCCGTGATGAAACCGCGGGGCCGTGGGTGATTGAAGAACCCGTTCATGCCCCCGACCCGGCGCTCCACTTGCACGTGCCCGAGCCGATCGGGTTGGGGCCGGTTGGGTTGGGGCCAAAACGGATGGGCCCGAACACGACGGCCCCGCAACCGAATGCATCGCCACAACCGATTGCCGACGAACCGGCCGACGAACCGGCCGGAGCCCCGCCCGGCGAAACGGCCAAGGCGGTTGACACGAGTCCAATCCATCCCGAATCTACCGATCGTCGTCAAGACGATTCCACCCCACCTGATCGAGGCTGA